The following are from one region of the Cyanobium gracile PCC 6307 genome:
- the hoxU gene encoding bidirectional hydrogenase complex protein HoxU has protein sequence MAVVTLIVNGQDVAVPAGASLLEATRAAAADVPTLCHLDGLSPVSACRLCLVEVEGVSKLLPACSTAAAEGMVVHTHTPRLREYRRMAVELFFAEGNHVCAVCVANTHCELQDMAVTVGMDHSRFPYQYPQRSVDASHPQFTLDHNRCILCTRCVRVCDEIEGAHVWDIGSRGGQCHIVAGLDEPWGQVQACTSCGKCVDVCPTGALFRNSDTTAEKEPNTTLPALLRTARDQHRWHNQ, from the coding sequence ATGGCCGTCGTCACCCTGATCGTCAACGGCCAGGACGTGGCGGTGCCGGCGGGGGCCAGCCTGCTGGAGGCCACCCGGGCCGCGGCGGCCGACGTCCCCACCCTCTGCCACCTCGACGGCCTCAGCCCGGTCTCCGCCTGCCGTCTCTGCCTGGTGGAGGTGGAGGGGGTTAGCAAGCTGCTGCCCGCCTGCAGCACCGCCGCCGCCGAGGGCATGGTGGTGCACACCCACACGCCCCGGCTCAGGGAGTACCGGCGCATGGCGGTGGAGTTGTTCTTCGCCGAGGGCAACCACGTCTGCGCCGTCTGCGTGGCCAACACCCACTGCGAGCTGCAGGACATGGCCGTGACCGTGGGCATGGACCATTCCCGCTTCCCCTACCAGTACCCCCAGCGGTCGGTGGATGCCTCCCACCCCCAGTTCACCCTCGACCACAACCGCTGCATCCTCTGCACCCGCTGCGTGCGGGTGTGCGACGAAATCGAGGGGGCCCATGTGTGGGACATCGGCAGCCGCGGCGGCCAGTGCCACATCGTCGCCGGCCTGGATGAGCCCTGGGGCCAGGTGCAGGCCTGCACCTCCTGCGGCAAGTGCGTCGATGTGTGCCCCACCGGTGCCCTGTTCCGCAACAGCGACACCACCGCCGAGAAGGAGCCCAACACCACCCTGCCCGCCCTGTTGCGCACCGCCCGAGACCAGCACCGCTGGCACAACCAGTGA
- a CDS encoding coenzyme F420-reducing hydrogenase subunit gamma: MTPFQPAAKLRLATVWLAGCSGCHMSFLDLDEFLFDLAEKVDVVFSPVGTDVKIYPENVDIALVEGAVANVDNLELALQVRERTALVISFGDCAVTANVPGLRNLLDAGHDSAKAVLERGYLELADATGQLPFAPGIVPELLPRVLPLHEVIPVDLYLPGCPPSAERIREAITPLLAGERPAMEGTAMLRFG; the protein is encoded by the coding sequence ATGACCCCCTTCCAGCCCGCCGCCAAGCTCCGCCTCGCCACCGTCTGGCTGGCGGGCTGCTCCGGCTGCCACATGTCGTTCCTCGACCTTGACGAGTTCCTCTTCGACCTGGCCGAGAAGGTGGATGTGGTGTTTTCCCCGGTCGGCACCGACGTCAAGATCTACCCCGAGAACGTCGACATCGCCCTGGTGGAGGGGGCGGTGGCGAACGTCGACAACCTGGAGCTGGCCCTGCAGGTGCGCGAGCGCACGGCCCTGGTGATCTCCTTCGGCGACTGCGCCGTGACGGCCAACGTGCCCGGCCTGCGCAACCTCCTCGATGCCGGTCACGACAGCGCCAAAGCGGTGCTGGAGCGCGGCTACCTGGAGCTGGCCGACGCCACGGGCCAGCTGCCCTTCGCCCCCGGCATCGTCCCCGAACTGCTGCCCCGGGTGCTGCCCCTGCATGAGGTTATTCCGGTGGATCTCTACCTGCCGGGCTGCCCCCCCTCCGCCGAGCGCATCCGTGAGGCGATCACCCCCTTGCTGGCCGGCGAGCGGCCCGCGATGGAAGGCACGGCCATGCTTCGCTTCGGATGA
- a CDS encoding Ni/Fe hydrogenase subunit alpha, whose translation MTRTVLIDPVTRIEGHAKITLHLDEAGHLTDTRFHVVEYRGFEKFCEGRPFTEMAGITARICGICPVSHLLAAAKTGDKLLALSIPPAADKLRRLLNLAQLTQSHALSFFHLSSPDFLLGWESDPAKRNVFGLMAADPDLARAGIRLRQFGQQILELLGGRKIHSAWAVPGGVRTPLSQEAKDWILGRLPEARATVTLALELYKTLLDGPLQKEQRVFGDFPSLFMGLVTPNGLWEHIEGRIRFRDATGAIVADQLSEDDYAEFLGEAVEPWSYLKFPYYKPLGYPEGIYRVGPLARLNVCDSIGTPWADRELAELRQRSGQPATSSFAYHHARLVEIVACLEAIEALVQDPELMHGRIRLRASLNRNEAVGVSEAPRGTLFHHYKVNDDGLLTSVNLIIATGQNNLAMNRTVHQIAREYIPDPVPAGTEIPEAMLNRVEAGIRCFDPCLSCSTHAAGQMPLRLQLLAADGTVLAERLRG comes from the coding sequence ATGACCCGCACCGTTCTCATCGACCCGGTCACCCGCATCGAGGGCCACGCCAAGATCACCCTGCACCTCGATGAGGCCGGCCACCTCACCGACACCCGCTTCCACGTGGTGGAGTACCGGGGCTTCGAAAAATTCTGCGAGGGCCGGCCCTTCACCGAGATGGCCGGCATCACGGCCCGCATCTGCGGCATCTGCCCGGTGAGCCACCTGCTGGCGGCCGCCAAGACCGGCGACAAGCTGCTGGCCCTTTCGATCCCCCCGGCAGCCGACAAACTGCGGCGGCTGCTCAACCTGGCCCAGCTCACCCAGTCCCACGCGCTCTCGTTTTTTCACCTCAGCAGTCCTGATTTCCTGCTGGGCTGGGAGAGCGATCCGGCCAAACGCAACGTCTTCGGCCTGATGGCCGCCGACCCCGACCTGGCCCGGGCCGGCATCCGCCTGCGCCAGTTCGGCCAGCAGATCCTGGAGCTGCTGGGCGGGCGCAAGATCCACTCCGCCTGGGCGGTGCCCGGGGGGGTGCGCACCCCCCTGAGCCAGGAGGCCAAGGACTGGATCCTGGGGCGCCTGCCGGAGGCCCGCGCCACCGTGACGCTGGCGCTGGAGCTCTACAAGACGCTGCTCGATGGTCCGCTGCAGAAGGAGCAGCGCGTCTTCGGCGACTTCCCCAGCCTGTTCATGGGCCTGGTGACCCCCAACGGGCTCTGGGAGCACATCGAGGGGCGCATCCGCTTCCGGGACGCCACCGGCGCGATCGTCGCCGACCAGCTCAGCGAGGACGACTACGCCGAGTTCCTCGGCGAGGCGGTGGAACCCTGGAGCTACCTCAAGTTCCCCTATTACAAACCCCTGGGCTACCCGGAGGGGATCTACCGGGTGGGCCCCCTGGCCCGGCTCAACGTCTGCGACAGCATCGGCACCCCCTGGGCCGACCGGGAGCTGGCGGAGCTGCGCCAGCGCAGCGGCCAGCCCGCCACCTCGAGCTTCGCTTATCACCACGCGCGGCTGGTGGAGATCGTGGCCTGCCTGGAGGCGATCGAGGCCCTGGTGCAGGATCCCGAGCTGATGCACGGCCGCATCCGTCTGCGGGCTTCCCTGAACCGCAACGAGGCGGTGGGGGTGAGCGAAGCGCCCCGGGGCACCCTTTTCCACCATTACAAGGTGAATGACGACGGCCTGCTCACCAGCGTCAACCTGATCATCGCCACCGGCCAGAACAACCTGGCGATGAACCGCACCGTGCACCAGATCGCCCGGGAATACATCCCCGATCCGGTGCCCGCCGGCACCGAGATCCCCGAGGCGATGCTCAACCGGGTGGAGGCCGGCATCCGCTGCTTCGATCCCTGCCTCTCCTGCTCCACCCACGCCGCCGGCCAGATGCCCCTGCGCCTGCAGCTGCTGGCCGCCGACGGCACGGTGCTGGCCGAGCGCCTGCGGGGATGA
- a CDS encoding hydrogenase maturation protease has product MTGADISTGGALLIGIGNPLRGDDGVGWHLVEGLGLQRHQLTPELAEAVAAADRLLIVDAWLATPRSRCLLRPLVASGGWERDTHRVEPARLLALAEQLFDRCVPAHELLVPAFDFSWGDRFSPQLRRQLPEARRLLRGWLREAVAPHA; this is encoded by the coding sequence ATGACCGGCGCCGACATCAGCACCGGGGGAGCGTTGCTGATCGGCATCGGCAATCCCCTGCGGGGCGATGACGGGGTGGGCTGGCACCTGGTGGAGGGCCTGGGCCTGCAGCGCCACCAGCTCACCCCCGAACTGGCCGAGGCGGTGGCGGCCGCCGACCGGCTGCTGATCGTCGACGCCTGGCTGGCAACGCCCCGCAGCCGCTGCCTGCTGCGGCCCCTGGTGGCCTCAGGCGGCTGGGAGCGGGACACGCACCGCGTGGAGCCAGCCCGGCTGCTGGCCCTGGCCGAGCAGCTGTTCGACCGCTGCGTGCCGGCCCACGAGCTGCTGGTGCCGGCCTTCGACTTCTCCTGGGGCGATCGCTTCTCGCCGCAGCTGCGGCGCCAGCTGCCCGAGGCGCGCCGGCTGCTACGGGGCTGGTTGCGGGAGGCGGTGGCGCCCCATGCATGA
- the hypA gene encoding hydrogenase maturation nickel metallochaperone HypA, translating into MHELSLMDAVREQALEQAALHGAGRITAITLRVGSLAGVEIEALRLAHTVVMAGTIAAGSRLEIEAVSSECLCAACEQPFAARDGCCECPRCGRISRELLRGRELQLTSLDLD; encoded by the coding sequence ATGCATGAGCTGAGCCTCATGGATGCCGTGAGGGAGCAGGCCCTGGAGCAGGCTGCCCTGCACGGGGCCGGCCGCATCACCGCCATCACCCTGCGGGTGGGCAGCCTGGCGGGGGTGGAGATCGAGGCCCTGCGGCTGGCCCACACGGTGGTGATGGCGGGCACCATCGCCGCCGGCTCCCGGCTGGAGATCGAGGCGGTGAGCTCCGAATGCCTCTGTGCCGCCTGCGAGCAGCCCTTCGCGGCGCGCGATGGCTGCTGCGAGTGCCCCCGCTGCGGCCGCATCAGCCGGGAGCTGCTGCGGGGGCGGGAACTGCAGCTGACCTCCCTGGACCTCGACTGA
- a CDS encoding outer membrane protein — MAAPSASLDSQVAPDAILIAQTYPQPVVKEVYSAKGWYLTIGAGAQTPSDQTVNSNGTLVSPFFTPLLFNFGNNNSTKLDLGGGFSGDVGVGYDFGALRAELTYGYSRASLNAVGAANPIGFGAFGIVPFTNNVSGIINKNDVLASLYYDIETNSRWTPYIGGGIGYTNLSTPSFSLNGFPTNSVNKGLFGWQAKVGVSYAMSYNSDVYLEGVYQGAGGYSSENLTFDAFNSFGGKIGFRYRFGARPVAAAPAPTPEPEPVMQPAPAPAPIYQPEPAPAPIRGLW; from the coding sequence GTGGCAGCCCCCAGCGCAAGCCTGGATTCCCAGGTTGCTCCGGACGCCATCCTCATCGCCCAGACCTATCCCCAGCCGGTGGTGAAGGAGGTCTATTCCGCCAAGGGCTGGTACCTCACCATCGGTGCCGGCGCCCAGACCCCAAGCGACCAGACGGTCAACAGCAACGGCACGCTCGTTTCCCCGTTCTTCACGCCGCTGCTGTTCAACTTCGGAAACAACAACTCCACGAAGCTCGATCTGGGCGGAGGCTTCTCCGGTGATGTGGGCGTCGGTTACGACTTCGGCGCCCTGCGCGCCGAGCTCACCTACGGCTACAGCCGGGCCAGCCTCAACGCCGTTGGTGCCGCCAATCCGATCGGCTTCGGTGCCTTCGGCATCGTGCCCTTCACCAACAACGTCTCCGGCATCATCAACAAGAATGATGTGCTGGCCAGCCTCTACTACGACATCGAGACCAACAGCCGCTGGACGCCCTACATCGGCGGTGGCATCGGGTACACCAACCTGAGCACCCCGAGCTTCAGCCTCAACGGCTTCCCCACCAACAGCGTCAACAAGGGGCTGTTCGGCTGGCAGGCCAAGGTGGGTGTCAGCTATGCCATGAGCTACAACTCCGATGTCTACCTTGAAGGTGTCTACCAAGGCGCTGGCGGGTATTCCTCCGAGAACCTGACCTTCGACGCCTTCAACAGCTTCGGCGGCAAGATCGGCTTCCGCTACCGCTTCGGCGCCCGCCCGGTGGCGGCCGCGCCCGCTCCTACCCCGGAGCCGGAACCCGTCATGCAGCCCGCACCGGCCCCTGCCCCGATCTACCAGCCCGAACCGGCCCCCGCGCCGATCCGCGGCCTCTGGTGA
- the hypB gene encoding hydrogenase nickel incorporation protein HypB has product MCVDCNCGQPVAPAIEAPRHLELGQRLLVHNDAQAAANREHFAAAGVRVINLLSSPGSGKTSLLERLARHLAPASPSQRHPMAVIVGDLATDNDARRLRAVGVPALQITTGQACHLEAAMVHRALHELDHLGQPLDGLELLVIENVGNLVCPAAFDLGESQRVVLLSVTEGEDKPLKYPAIFHSSDVVVISKGDLAGACGFDGPQARRHIARVAPRARIVEVSARTGEGIAELLAALGLERVAVAG; this is encoded by the coding sequence ATGTGTGTCGACTGCAATTGCGGCCAACCGGTCGCCCCCGCCATCGAGGCCCCCCGGCACCTGGAGCTGGGCCAGCGTCTGCTGGTCCACAACGACGCCCAGGCGGCGGCCAACCGGGAGCACTTCGCCGCCGCCGGTGTCCGGGTGATCAACCTGCTCTCCTCGCCGGGTTCCGGCAAGACCTCCCTGCTGGAGCGCCTGGCTCGGCACCTGGCTCCCGCCTCCCCATCGCAGCGCCATCCGATGGCGGTGATCGTGGGCGATCTGGCCACCGACAACGACGCCCGCCGGCTGCGGGCCGTCGGGGTGCCCGCCCTGCAGATCACCACGGGCCAGGCCTGCCATCTGGAGGCGGCGATGGTGCACCGGGCCCTCCATGAACTGGACCACCTCGGCCAGCCCCTCGATGGCCTGGAGCTGCTGGTGATCGAGAACGTCGGCAACCTGGTCTGCCCGGCCGCCTTCGATCTTGGTGAGAGTCAGCGGGTCGTCCTGCTCTCGGTCACCGAAGGGGAGGACAAGCCCCTGAAGTACCCGGCGATCTTCCATTCGTCCGACGTGGTGGTGATCAGCAAGGGCGACCTGGCCGGGGCCTGTGGCTTCGATGGGCCCCAGGCCCGCCGCCACATCGCCCGGGTGGCCCCCCGGGCCCGCATCGTGGAGGTCTCCGCCCGCACTGGGGAGGGCATCGCCGAGCTGCTGGCGGCCCTGGGCCTGGAGCGGGTGGCCGTGGCCGGCTGA